The genomic region AACCATTCGTTTTATGCTAATTTAGTAAAGGAATTTAAACTCAAAAATTCCATCTAGATTTTAATTTTTCTTTCTTTAATTCTGACTTAGGTATTCCCGAATGGCACGTAAGCCAGAAGTACTGGGCAAAGAGTTAGGATGAACTTGTTTAACCCAATTGGCAGCTTCCCAGAGTTCCATATTTTCGTAACGACACAGATAAGCAATACAAACAGTAGGCGATCGCTCGATTCCGGCCAGACAATGAACGTATACTGGCTGATTCTTGATTAAATTTTCTCGCACGATCGCCACTGCTTCCCCTAGTTCTTGCGCTTTCATCACGGTATCGTAAAATCGATCGGGTAAAACTACCCGGAAACATTGAAAAGTGTTGGTGATATCTTCAGGTAAAATACCTTCTGTTTCCGCGCACAAAGAAAGTACCGTTTTAATATTCCCTTTTGCCAATATCTCGCCTTCGCCTGGTTTGGGTAATCTTCCCACGCCTAGCTTATCGGGAAGTACCCAGTCGATGGAAAGAGTACTTTTAGAAGGAGTTTGATTGGATTCTATTCCTAGTAGTCGTTTGACTTGGTTGAACATTTTTGGTTTCGCAATTATGGCTAAGGACTGGGGGCTAGGGAAAGAAGGGGCGACAGTTAAG from Leptolyngbyaceae cyanobacterium harbors:
- a CDS encoding dual specificity protein phosphatase produces the protein MFNQVKRLLGIESNQTPSKSTLSIDWVLPDKLGVGRLPKPGEGEILAKGNIKTVLSLCAETEGILPEDITNTFQCFRVVLPDRFYDTVMKAQELGEAVAIVRENLIKNQPVYVHCLAGIERSPTVCIAYLCRYENMELWEAANWVKQVHPNSLPSTSGLRAIREYLSQN